In Fibrobacter sp. UWEL, the following proteins share a genomic window:
- a CDS encoding formylglycine-generating enzyme family protein: MKSLWGKALFLWAAVLMVAAFAGCSTPTGDEVGDDDYTPNSGTNRPKSSSSVVQSSSCVQESSDSSSEEGGDAFANLDSLVRFVQIPASKLNRSTVVFSVDAFEISQTEVTQELYELVMGVLPEMRQVGNKIAVANVNWYDAVLFCNALSKYVGLDTAYIYEEMGDSRYLKNLTIDYDVKAVRLPTETEWEIACRAGTTTTYYWNTASASKYAYYVQKNGPAEVGQFLPNDYNLYDMGGNVAEWTNDWYDSYPVRSTENYRGPETGKYRVVRGGGWSQTASSMASAERDKRDPLFESEIVGFRISVNR, translated from the coding sequence ATGAAATCCTTATGGGGAAAAGCCTTGTTCCTATGGGCTGCAGTCTTGATGGTTGCAGCTTTTGCGGGCTGTTCTACCCCAACTGGCGATGAAGTTGGGGATGACGATTACACTCCGAATTCTGGGACAAACCGCCCTAAGTCTTCTAGCAGCGTTGTGCAATCCAGTTCCTGCGTTCAGGAATCCAGCGATTCCTCTTCGGAAGAGGGTGGAGACGCTTTTGCGAACTTGGATTCCTTGGTACGATTCGTTCAGATCCCTGCGTCGAAACTGAACCGCAGTACTGTGGTTTTTAGTGTGGATGCTTTTGAAATTTCCCAGACGGAAGTGACGCAAGAGTTGTATGAGTTGGTCATGGGGGTGCTTCCTGAAATGAGGCAAGTCGGGAACAAAATTGCTGTTGCCAATGTGAATTGGTATGATGCGGTTTTATTCTGTAATGCCTTGTCAAAATACGTGGGCTTGGATACTGCGTACATTTATGAAGAGATGGGGGATTCCCGCTATCTGAAAAACTTGACCATTGATTATGACGTAAAGGCTGTACGTCTGCCTACGGAAACGGAATGGGAGATTGCGTGCCGAGCAGGAACTACCACCACTTATTATTGGAATACGGCATCCGCTTCCAAGTATGCGTATTACGTACAAAAGAATGGTCCTGCCGAGGTGGGACAGTTTTTGCCCAATGATTATAATTTGTACGATATGGGCGGTAATGTGGCAGAGTGGACCAATGATTGGTATGACTCCTATCCCGTAAGGTCTACTGAAAACTATAGGGGCCCGGAAACGGGAAAATATCGCGTTGTTCGAGGTGGGGGCTGGTCCCAGACGGCTTCCTCCATGGCCTCCGCTGAACGGGACAAGAGAGACCCTTTATTTGAAAGCGAAATTGTGGGATTCCGTATCTCTGTAAATCGCTAA
- a CDS encoding copper resistance protein NlpE N-terminal domain-containing protein yields MNIFSARFVFSGAVVLSTALLLSGCSEEKKEPLPDLPPIELPKDVPALYSGQLPCDDCKAKMVQMTLKDDMSVVAVQNTFKETSVVDTLKGTYVVTDSTIKISLSDNTIHWTFKRIGSGNLSYMTSAGTVYEDADGMTADFIKIYRPVPAKVAE; encoded by the coding sequence ATGAATATTTTTTCTGCCCGTTTTGTTTTCAGTGGGGCAGTCGTTTTGTCGACTGCTCTGTTGTTGTCCGGTTGTTCCGAAGAGAAAAAGGAACCTCTTCCGGATTTGCCGCCTATCGAACTTCCGAAGGATGTGCCGGCGCTTTACTCGGGTCAGCTCCCCTGTGATGATTGCAAGGCAAAAATGGTGCAGATGACCTTGAAGGACGATATGTCCGTGGTTGCAGTCCAGAATACTTTCAAGGAAACTTCCGTGGTGGACACCTTGAAGGGTACCTATGTGGTGACGGATTCTACCATCAAGATTTCCCTTTCTGACAATACCATCCACTGGACCTTTAAACGCATCGGTTCTGGTAACTTGAGCTATATGACAAGTGCTGGAACGGTTTACGAAGATGCGGATGGCATGACCGCTGATTTCATCAAGATCTATCGACCTGTTCCCGCAAAGGTGGCTGAATAA